The Thermoanaerobaculia bacterium sequence CTCTCCTGCGCGGCGCCGCGCGAGGCGGCCGACGTCGAGAAGACGATCCGCGGACGGTGATCGGGGCGGCGTTCGCGCTTCCCGCGTCGATTGGGCTCGCGCTTCCCGCGTCGATTGGGGTCGCGGCGAAACCCGCGGCCCGGACGACCGTCGCCGGGATTCCCCTCGTCCGGATTCCGGCGGGGACGTTCCTCATGGGAAGCGAAGCGGGGGAGCCGGGGCGCGCCGCGGACGAGACCCCGCTCCGGGTCACGATCTCCCGGAATTTCTGGCTCGGCCGCACGGAGGTCACCCAGTCGCAGTGGACACGCGTGATGGGCGCAAACCCGAGCCGGTTCGGCGGATGCCCGCGGTGCCCGGTCGAGAACGTGACGTGGCACGACGTCGAGCGCTTCCTCGGTAAGCTCAACGAGGCGGCCGGGGGCGGCTTCCGCCTCCCGACCGAAGCCGAATGGGAATACGCGTGCCGGACGGGGGAGAGACCCGACGCCGCCCGGATCGACGATGCCCACGCGAATTTCGATGCCCGCTATCCCGTCCGGGGTGGGCGCCCGGGCCGCTATCTCGGCCGGCCGGTGGCGGTAGCGAGCTTTCCGCCCGACCGGCACGGCCTCTATGACATGCGCGGAAACGTCTGGGAGTGGTGCGCCGACGGCTACGCTCCGTATCCGCCCGGCGACGCCGTCGATCCGGTCGGGCCGGCATCGGCGCCCAAGAAGGTCATCCGCGGCGGAAGCTGGTACTTCGACGCCGCGAGCTGCCGGTGCGCGGCGCGGTACTCCCACGATCCCGCGGACAAGGGATTCAGCCTCGGGTTCCGGGTCGCGAGAGACGACCGCTGAAGTCCCGATCGCCTGGACAAAAGAGGGTGGAACCTCGCGAATGAGCAAGATTCCTCTACCGGTTTCCGGACCCCCGGAGCAAGATAAATCGATGTTTCTCCGGCGGCC is a genomic window containing:
- a CDS encoding formylglycine-generating enzyme family protein gives rise to the protein MIGAAFALPASIGLALPASIGVAAKPAARTTVAGIPLVRIPAGTFLMGSEAGEPGRAADETPLRVTISRNFWLGRTEVTQSQWTRVMGANPSRFGGCPRCPVENVTWHDVERFLGKLNEAAGGGFRLPTEAEWEYACRTGERPDAARIDDAHANFDARYPVRGGRPGRYLGRPVAVASFPPDRHGLYDMRGNVWEWCADGYAPYPPGDAVDPVGPASAPKKVIRGGSWYFDAASCRCAARYSHDPADKGFSLGFRVARDDR